A single region of the Raphanus sativus cultivar WK10039 chromosome 1, ASM80110v3, whole genome shotgun sequence genome encodes:
- the LOC108813111 gene encoding transcription factor bHLH74 isoform X2, protein MGGESNEGEMGLNHGGDDQNGISRVGMPLYAKVDSFFSSADWDPVVSVGGGGGDFSSSHYPSMAAMDNPGMSCFPHYQTGSGSGYHDMPASLGPFGDCGGGGGGQFLGSDKKEESVGRLIRAGDGHQVSDDVVLGGGSSNRKRRQPVAESQWNKKAVEEFQEEPQSQKKHKNDQSKEKMMNKESSQSEEAPKENYIHMRARRGQATNSHSLAERVRREKISERMRLLQELVPGCNKITGKAVMLDEIINYVQSLQQQVEFLSMKLATVNPELNVDIDRILAKDLLQPRDRNTPTLGLNPFTGFQGTMQNISTTTNPQYNSLPQTTLESELQSLYQMGFVSNPSTMSSFSPNNGPLKPEL, encoded by the exons ATGGGTGGAGAGAGTAATGAAGGTGAGATGGGGTTAAACCATGGAGGAGATGATCAAAATGGGATCTCAAGAGTTGGAATGCCTTTGTATGCAAAGGTAgattctttcttctcttctgcagATTGGGATCCAGTTGTCagtgttggtggtggtggtggtgacttCTCTAGCTCTCATTACCCTTCAATGGCGGCTATGGATAATCCAGGGATGAGTTGCTTCCCTCATTACCAAACCggttctggttctggttacCATGACATGCCTGCTAGTCTTGGTCCGTTTGGTGAttgtggaggtggtggtggtggtcagTTTCTTGGTTCAGACAAGAAAGAGGAAAGTGTTGGGAGATTGATCAGAGCTGGAGATGGTCACCAGGTTTCAGATGATGTTGTTCTTGGTGGTGGTTCCTCAAACAGAAAAAGAAGGCAACCAGTAGCCGAATCACAATGGAACAAG AAAGCTGTGGAGGAGTTTCAAGAAGAGCCTCAGAGTCAGAAGAAACACAAAAATGATCAGAGTAAAGAGAAGATGATGAACAAAGAGAGCTCACAGAGCGAAGAAGCACCTAAAGAAAACTACATTCATATGAGGGCAAGAAGAGGTCAAGCCACTAATAGTCACAGTCTTGCAGAAAGG GTTAGAAGAGAAAAGATCAGTGAAAGGATGAGACTGCTTCAAGAGCTTGTTCCTGGATGCAACAAG ATCACTGGCAAAGCGGTTATGCTTGATGAAATCATCAACTATGTTCAGTCATTGCAACAGCAGGTTGAG TTCTTGTCTATGAAACTCGCCACGGTGAATCCAGAACTCAACGTTGATATAGACAGGATTCTTGCTAAAGAT CTTCTGCAACCAAGAGACAGAAACACTCCTACTCTGGGGCTGAATCCTTTCACTGGTTTTCAAGGGACGATGCAGAACATTTCTACCACCACAAATCCACAATACAACTCATTACCTCAG ACAACACTAGAAAGTGAATTACAAAGCCTCTACCAAATGGGGTTCGTCTCAAATCCATCGACTATGTCTAGTTTCTCACCTAATAATG GTCCATTGAAACCAGAACTCTAG
- the LOC108813098 gene encoding branched-chain-amino-acid aminotransferase 2, chloroplastic isoform X1, translating into MIKTISSLRNSLVLPLHVHIRTLQSFSKYNAQAASALQEERKKPTHQDDDEYADMDWDNLGFGLTPADYMYVMKCSKDGEFTKGELSRFGNIQLSPSAGVLNYGQGVYEGTKAQRKENGKLLLFRPDQNAVRMQIGAERMLMPSPSVDQFVDAVKQIASANKRWVPPPGKGSLYIRPLLMGSGPILGLAPAPEYTFIVYASPVGNYFKEGVADLNLYVEEEYVRAAPGGAGGVKSITNYAPVLKALRRAKSRGFSDILYLDAVKKKYLEEASSCNVFVVKGRTISTPATSGTILEGITRKSVMEIASDQGYQVVEKAVHVDEVMNADEVFCTGTAVGVAPVGTITYQDKRVGYETGDESVCQKLRSVLVGLQTGTIEDTKGWITCIN; encoded by the exons ATGATCAAAACAATCTCATCTCTGCGCAACAGTCTGGTGTTACCTCTCCATGTACATATTCGTACG TTGCAATCTTTTTCCAAGTACAACGCACAAGCTGCCTCAGCGTTGCAAGAGGAGCGTAAGAAACCTACTCATCA AGATGATGATGAGTATGCGGATATGGATTGGGACAATCTAGGGTTTGGTTTAACTCCAGCGGATTACATGTACGTCATGAAATGCTCAAAAGATGGCGAGTTCACTAAAGGTGAACTTAGTCGCTTTGGTAATATTCAGCTAAGTCCTTCTGCTGGAGTCTTAAACTATGGACAG GGGGTATATGAAGGTACAAAAGCACAAAGGAAAGAAAACGGAAAGCTTCTTCTGTTTCGACCTGATCAAAACGCTGTCCGAATGCAGATTGGAGCTGAACGGATGCTCATGCCTTCTCCTTCTGTTGATCAGTTTGTTGATGCTGTTAAGCAGATAGCATCTGCCAACAAACGTTGG gttCCTCCTCCAGGGAAAGGGTCTTTGTACATTAGGCCTCTGTTGATGGGAAGTGGTCCAATTCTTGGTTTAGCACCTGCACCTGAATATACATTCATTGTCTATGCATCTCCTGTTGGTAACTACTTCAAG GAAGGTGTCGCTGATCTTAACCTCTATGTCGAGGAAGAGTATGTCCGTGCAGCTCCTGGTGGAGCTGGAGGCGTCAAGAGCATCACAAACTACGCCCCG GTTTTGAAAGCACTAAGAAGAGCCAAGAGTCGTGGGTTTTCAGACATTCTTTACCTTGACGCTGTCAAGAAGAAGTATCTTGAGGAGGCTTCTTCTTGCAACGTCTTTGTTGTAAAg GGTCGGACAATCTCAACTCCTGCCACTAGTGGAACAATCCTAGAGGGGATTACTCGAAAAAGTGTGATGGAGATCGCAAGTGATCAAGGTTATCAG GTAGTAGAGAAGGCAGTTCATGTGGATGAAGTGATGAATGCAGATGAAGTTTTCTGCACCGGAACTGCTGTAGGAGTTGCTCCTGTGGGCACTATAACATATCAGGACAAAAg AGTAGGGTATGAAACTGGGGATGAATCTGTCTGCCAGAAACTGCGTTCGGTTCTTGTAGGTCTTCAGACAGGAACCATTGAAGATACCAAGGGATGGATTACATGCATCAACTGA
- the LOC108853213 gene encoding ergosterol biosynthetic protein 28 isoform X1, giving the protein MKALGYWLMVVGSLRLASVWFGFFNIWALRLAVFSQTTMSEVHGRTFGVWTLLTCTLCFLCAFNPENKPLYLATFLSFIYALGHFLTEYLFYHTMTVANLSTVAFFAVNVGCIHWVNDPHTAFILNGFNRHVDCVDALGVELP; this is encoded by the exons atgaaggcGTTAGGGTATTGGCTAATGGTGGTTGGTTCACTGAGATTAGcttcagtttggtttggtttcttcAACATTTGGGCTCTTCGTCTCGCTGTCTTCTCTCAGACCACCA TGAGTGAAGTTCATGGACGTACGTTCGGAGTATGGACACTCCTGACATGCACCCTCTGCTTTCTTTGTGCATTCAACCCCGAGAACAAACCGTTATACCTGGCTACGTTTCTCTCATTCATCTACGCCTTGGGCCATTTTCTGACTGAGTACCTCTTCTACCATACAATGACCGTCGCCAATCTCTCAACCGTGGCCTTCTTTGCAG TTAATGTAGGTTGCATTCATTGGGTGAATGATCCTCATACTGCCTTCATTCTAAATGGATTTAACAGGCACGTCGATTGTGTGGATGCTCTGGGAGTGGAACTCCCTTGA
- the LOC108853213 gene encoding ergosterol biosynthetic protein 28 isoform X2, producing MKALGYWLMVVGSLRLASVWFGFFNIWALRLAVFSQTTMSEVHGRTFGVWTLLTCTLCFLCAFNPENKPLYLATFLSFIYALGHFLTEYLFYHTMTVANLSTVAFFAGTSIVWMLWEWNSLEQPHSKLS from the exons atgaaggcGTTAGGGTATTGGCTAATGGTGGTTGGTTCACTGAGATTAGcttcagtttggtttggtttcttcAACATTTGGGCTCTTCGTCTCGCTGTCTTCTCTCAGACCACCA TGAGTGAAGTTCATGGACGTACGTTCGGAGTATGGACACTCCTGACATGCACCCTCTGCTTTCTTTGTGCATTCAACCCCGAGAACAAACCGTTATACCTGGCTACGTTTCTCTCATTCATCTACGCCTTGGGCCATTTTCTGACTGAGTACCTCTTCTACCATACAATGACCGTCGCCAATCTCTCAACCGTGGCCTTCTTTGCAG GCACGTCGATTGTGTGGATGCTCTGGGAGTGGAACTCCCTTGAACAACCGCACTCCAAACTTTCTTGA
- the LOC108853095 gene encoding branched-chain-amino-acid aminotransferase 1, mitochondrial has product MALRCLSQSSTTFSYLSKICGFRMHGTKAAASVVEEHVSEMVGTERVDEDYADVDWDNLGFSLVRTDYMFATRSCREGNFEQGCLSRYGNIELNPAAGILNYGQGLIEGMKAYRREDGRVLLFRPELNAVRMKKGAERMCMHSPSVQQFIEGVKQTVLANRRWVPPPGKGSLYLRPLLFGSGASLGLSAASEFTFLVFGSPVQNYFKEGTAALNLYVEEVIPRAYLGGSGGVKSISNYGPVLEVMRRAKARGFSDVLYLDAETKKNIEEVSASNIFLVKGNTIVTPATNGTILGGITRKSVIEIAIDLGYKVEERVVPVEELKDAEEVFCTGTATGVASVGSITFQNTRTEYKVGDGLVTQQLGSILVGIQTGSIQDIKNWVVEID; this is encoded by the exons ATGGCTCTTCGCTGCTTATCTCAATCTTCGACAACTTTCTCTTATCTCTCTAAG ATCTGTGGATTTCGTATGCATGGGACCAAGGCAGCAGCTTCGGTTGTAGAAGAACATGTTTCGGAGATGGTGGGGACAGAGCG TGTGGATGAAGATTATGCTGATGTGGATTGGGACAACCTCGGATTCAGTCTTGTACGGACAGATTACATGTTTGCCACCAGAAGTTGCAGAGAAGGAAACTTCGAACAAGGTTGCCTTAGCCGTTACGGCAACATCGAGCTCAACCCTGCTGCTGGAATTCTCAACTACGGCCAG GGACTAATCGAGGGGATGAAAGCTTACAGAAGAGAAGACGGTAGGGTTCTTCTCTTTCGTCCAGAGTTAAATGCCGTGCGTATGAAGAAAGGAGCAGAGAGAATGTGCATGCATTCTCCTTCTGTTCAACAGTTTATTGAAGGTGTTAAGCAGACCGTTCTTGCAAACAGACGTTGG gTTCCTCCTCCGGGAAAAGGCTCCTTGTATCTAAGACCATTGTTGTTTGGAAGTGGAGCAAGCTTGGGTTTGTCAGCAGCATCAGAGTTTACGTTTCTTGTGTTTGGTTCTCCTGTTCAAAACTACTTTAAG GAAGGTACAGCAGCATTGAATCTCTACGTTGAGGAGGTGATTCCACGCGCGTATCTTGGAGGAAGTGGTGGCGTTAAGTCCATTTCTAATTATGGTCCA gtGCTTGAAGTGATGAGAAGAGCGAAAGCGAGAGGGTTTTCGGATGTATTGTATCTGGATGCAGAAACTAAGAAGAACATAGAGGAAGTTTCTGCTTCTAATATATTCCTTGTTAAG GGGAATACAATAGTGACTCCAGCTACAAACGGGACGATTCTCGGAGGGATCACGCGTAAGAGCGTAATCGAAATTGCTATTGATCTTGGTTACAAG GTGGAAGAACGAGTAGTTCCTGTAGAAGAACTAAAGGATGCAGAAGAGGTTTTCTGCACTGGAACTGCCACTGGAGTTGCTTCTGTTGGGAGCATCACGTTTCAGAACACAAG GACTGAGTACAAAGTGGGGGATGGGCTTGTTACGCAGCAACTTGGATCTATTCTTGTCGGAATACAAACTGGTTCTATCCAAGACATTAAGAATTGGGTGGTGGAGATAGATTAA
- the LOC130496496 gene encoding amino acid permease 8-like (The sequence of the model RefSeq protein was modified relative to this genomic sequence to represent the inferred CDS: added 126 bases not found in genome assembly): MKSFNTDQHGHSAAESGDVYAMSDPTKNVDDDGREKRTGTWLTASAHIITAVIGSGVLSLAWALAQLGWVAGTVILVTFAIVTYYTSTLLADCYRAPDPITGTRNYTYMGVVRAYLGGKKVQLCGLAQYGNLVGVTIGYTITASISLVAIGRANCFHKNGHGAKCSVSNYPYMAGFGLLQIFLSQISNIHELSFLSIIAAVMSFSYASIGIGLSIAKVASGKVGKTTLTGTVIGVDVTASDKVWKAFQSVGDIAFSYAFTTILIEIQDTLRSSPPENKVMKKASLIGVSTTTVFYILCGCIGYAAFGNIAPGDFLTDFGFYEPFWLVDFANICIAVHLIGAYQVYVQPFFQFVESKCNKKWPENIFINKEYLWKIPYLGKWRLSPFRLVWRTCYVILTTLIAMIFPFFNSILGLLGALAFWPLTVYFPVSMHMAQTKVKKYSGRWLALTLLVLVCFIVSALAAVGSIVGLIDNVKKYKPFKNID; encoded by the exons ACGGCGAGTGCGCATATTATCACGGCGGTGATAGGCTCTGGAGTGTTGTCTTTGGCTTGGGCTTTAGCACAACTTGGTTGGGTGGCAGGAACCGTGATCTTGGTGACTTTCGCCATCGTCACTTACTACACGTCCACTTTGCTCGCCGATTGCTACCGAGCGCCGGACCCCATTACCGGAACACGCAACTACACCTATATGGGCGTCGTTCGAGCTTACCTTG GTGGTAAAAAGGTGCAGCTATGTGGACTAGCACAGTACGGTAACCTCGTTGGGGTCACTATTGGTTACACCATCACTGCTTCCATAAGCTTAGT AGCGATTGGGAGAGCAAATTGTTTTCATAAAAACGGCCATGGTGCGAAATGTTCTGTATCGAATTATCCATACATGGCGGGTTTTGGGCTCCTCCAGATTTTCCTAAGTCAGATTTCTAATATTCACGAGCTATCCTTCCTCTCGATCATCGCCGCGGTTATGTCCTTCTCTTATGCCTCTATTGGTATCGGTCTGTCCATCGCCAAAGTGGCAA GTGGGAAGGTTGGTAAGACAACGCTGACAGGTACGGTGATAGGAGTGGACGTAACTGCGTCTGATAAAGTGTGGAAAGCGTTCCAATCGGTTGGGGACATTGCGTTTTCGTACGCTTTCACCACTATTCTCATTGAGATCCAA GACACATTGAGATCAAGCCCACCAGAGAACAAAGTGATGAAAAAAGCAAGTCTTATTGGAGTCTCAACCACAACTGTTTTCTACATCTTATGTGGTTGCATTGGGTATGCTGCGTTCGGAAACATAGCCCCTGGTGACTTCCTTACCGACTTTGGGTTTTACGAACCTTTCTGGCTCGTCGATTTTGCTAATATTTGCATTGCTGTCCATCTAATCGGTGCCTATCAG GTATATGTTCAGCCCTTTTTCCAGTTTGTTGAGAGCAAATGCAACAAAAAATGGCCTGAAAACATTTTCATCAACAAAGAATACTTGTGGAAGATACCATATCTCGGAAAATGGCGTCTCAGCCCCTTCAGGCTGGTGTGGAGGACATGCTATGTGATTTTGACAACACTGATAGCAATGATATTCCCCTTCTTCAACTCCATCTTGGGTTTGCTCGGGGCGCTTGCCTTCTGGCCGCTAACAGTTTATTTTCCTGTGTCAATGCACATGGCTCAGACAAAGGTTAAGAAGTATTCGGGCAGATGGTTGGCGCTGACCCTACTCGTGTTGGTTTGCTTCATTGTCTCCGCCCTAGCTGCAGTGGGATCCATCGTTGGCTTAATCGATAATGTCAAGAAATACAAGCCTTTCAAGAATATAGACTAA
- the LOC108813111 gene encoding transcription factor bHLH74 isoform X1: MGGESNEGEMGLNHGGDDQNGISRVGMPLYAKVDSFFSSADWDPVVSVGGGGGDFSSSHYPSMAAMDNPGMSCFPHYQTGSGSGYHDMPASLGPFGDCGGGGGGQFLGSDKKEESVGRLIRAGDGHQVSDDVVLGGGSSNRKRRQPVAESQWNKQKAVEEFQEEPQSQKKHKNDQSKEKMMNKESSQSEEAPKENYIHMRARRGQATNSHSLAERVRREKISERMRLLQELVPGCNKITGKAVMLDEIINYVQSLQQQVEFLSMKLATVNPELNVDIDRILAKDLLQPRDRNTPTLGLNPFTGFQGTMQNISTTTNPQYNSLPQTTLESELQSLYQMGFVSNPSTMSSFSPNNGPLKPEL, from the exons ATGGGTGGAGAGAGTAATGAAGGTGAGATGGGGTTAAACCATGGAGGAGATGATCAAAATGGGATCTCAAGAGTTGGAATGCCTTTGTATGCAAAGGTAgattctttcttctcttctgcagATTGGGATCCAGTTGTCagtgttggtggtggtggtggtgacttCTCTAGCTCTCATTACCCTTCAATGGCGGCTATGGATAATCCAGGGATGAGTTGCTTCCCTCATTACCAAACCggttctggttctggttacCATGACATGCCTGCTAGTCTTGGTCCGTTTGGTGAttgtggaggtggtggtggtggtcagTTTCTTGGTTCAGACAAGAAAGAGGAAAGTGTTGGGAGATTGATCAGAGCTGGAGATGGTCACCAGGTTTCAGATGATGTTGTTCTTGGTGGTGGTTCCTCAAACAGAAAAAGAAGGCAACCAGTAGCCGAATCACAATGGAACAAG CAGAAAGCTGTGGAGGAGTTTCAAGAAGAGCCTCAGAGTCAGAAGAAACACAAAAATGATCAGAGTAAAGAGAAGATGATGAACAAAGAGAGCTCACAGAGCGAAGAAGCACCTAAAGAAAACTACATTCATATGAGGGCAAGAAGAGGTCAAGCCACTAATAGTCACAGTCTTGCAGAAAGG GTTAGAAGAGAAAAGATCAGTGAAAGGATGAGACTGCTTCAAGAGCTTGTTCCTGGATGCAACAAG ATCACTGGCAAAGCGGTTATGCTTGATGAAATCATCAACTATGTTCAGTCATTGCAACAGCAGGTTGAG TTCTTGTCTATGAAACTCGCCACGGTGAATCCAGAACTCAACGTTGATATAGACAGGATTCTTGCTAAAGAT CTTCTGCAACCAAGAGACAGAAACACTCCTACTCTGGGGCTGAATCCTTTCACTGGTTTTCAAGGGACGATGCAGAACATTTCTACCACCACAAATCCACAATACAACTCATTACCTCAG ACAACACTAGAAAGTGAATTACAAAGCCTCTACCAAATGGGGTTCGTCTCAAATCCATCGACTATGTCTAGTTTCTCACCTAATAATG GTCCATTGAAACCAGAACTCTAG
- the LOC108813098 gene encoding branched-chain-amino-acid aminotransferase 2, chloroplastic isoform X2 has product MYIFLQSFSKYNAQAASALQEERKKPTHQDDDEYADMDWDNLGFGLTPADYMYVMKCSKDGEFTKGELSRFGNIQLSPSAGVLNYGQGVYEGTKAQRKENGKLLLFRPDQNAVRMQIGAERMLMPSPSVDQFVDAVKQIASANKRWVPPPGKGSLYIRPLLMGSGPILGLAPAPEYTFIVYASPVGNYFKEGVADLNLYVEEEYVRAAPGGAGGVKSITNYAPVLKALRRAKSRGFSDILYLDAVKKKYLEEASSCNVFVVKGRTISTPATSGTILEGITRKSVMEIASDQGYQVVEKAVHVDEVMNADEVFCTGTAVGVAPVGTITYQDKRVGYETGDESVCQKLRSVLVGLQTGTIEDTKGWITCIN; this is encoded by the exons ATGTACATATTC TTGCAATCTTTTTCCAAGTACAACGCACAAGCTGCCTCAGCGTTGCAAGAGGAGCGTAAGAAACCTACTCATCA AGATGATGATGAGTATGCGGATATGGATTGGGACAATCTAGGGTTTGGTTTAACTCCAGCGGATTACATGTACGTCATGAAATGCTCAAAAGATGGCGAGTTCACTAAAGGTGAACTTAGTCGCTTTGGTAATATTCAGCTAAGTCCTTCTGCTGGAGTCTTAAACTATGGACAG GGGGTATATGAAGGTACAAAAGCACAAAGGAAAGAAAACGGAAAGCTTCTTCTGTTTCGACCTGATCAAAACGCTGTCCGAATGCAGATTGGAGCTGAACGGATGCTCATGCCTTCTCCTTCTGTTGATCAGTTTGTTGATGCTGTTAAGCAGATAGCATCTGCCAACAAACGTTGG gttCCTCCTCCAGGGAAAGGGTCTTTGTACATTAGGCCTCTGTTGATGGGAAGTGGTCCAATTCTTGGTTTAGCACCTGCACCTGAATATACATTCATTGTCTATGCATCTCCTGTTGGTAACTACTTCAAG GAAGGTGTCGCTGATCTTAACCTCTATGTCGAGGAAGAGTATGTCCGTGCAGCTCCTGGTGGAGCTGGAGGCGTCAAGAGCATCACAAACTACGCCCCG GTTTTGAAAGCACTAAGAAGAGCCAAGAGTCGTGGGTTTTCAGACATTCTTTACCTTGACGCTGTCAAGAAGAAGTATCTTGAGGAGGCTTCTTCTTGCAACGTCTTTGTTGTAAAg GGTCGGACAATCTCAACTCCTGCCACTAGTGGAACAATCCTAGAGGGGATTACTCGAAAAAGTGTGATGGAGATCGCAAGTGATCAAGGTTATCAG GTAGTAGAGAAGGCAGTTCATGTGGATGAAGTGATGAATGCAGATGAAGTTTTCTGCACCGGAACTGCTGTAGGAGTTGCTCCTGTGGGCACTATAACATATCAGGACAAAAg AGTAGGGTATGAAACTGGGGATGAATCTGTCTGCCAGAAACTGCGTTCGGTTCTTGTAGGTCTTCAGACAGGAACCATTGAAGATACCAAGGGATGGATTACATGCATCAACTGA
- the LOC108854595 gene encoding uncharacterized protein LOC108854595 — protein MDPCPFVRLTIGNLALKSPQAAKTSSSVVHPSSSTGFCKIKLKNFPPQTAAIPYIPLDTTHFPEILQTLAATFHLSSSDVARLASRSIFASKPCLKITVYRGRAGGACGVNPGGFLAKVSVPLLDLVAAATQGKQCVFHNGWISVGKESSTTTTTTQFHLNVKAEPDPRFVFQFEGEPECSPQVVQIQGSIRQPVFSCKFSCRNTGDRTMRSRSLPPETSVPRSWLNSFGSERERPGKERKGWSITVHDLSGSPVAMASIVTPFVASPGSDRVSRSNPGSWLILRPGDGTWKPWGRLEAWRERGGATDGLGYRFELIPDGSSGAGIVLVESTISSHRGGKFSIELGSSPTAGSVSRSRRRSGGSSSGGTSPASSPRGGSGDYGYGLWLGSGYKGFVMSASVEGEGKCSKPCVEVSVQHVSCMEDAAAYVALSAAIDLSMDACRLFNQRMRKELCSESLG, from the exons ATGGATCCTTGCCCTTTCGTCCGTCTAACGATCGGAAACCTAGCTCTGAAATCTCCTCAAGCGGCGAAGACGTCGAGCTCCGTCGTGCACCCCTCCTCCTCCACCGGTTTCTGCAAGATCAAACTCAAAAACTTCCCGCCGCAGACCGCGGCCATCCCCTACATTCCCTTGGACACCACTCACTTCCCGGAGATCCTCCAAACCCTAGCCGCCACGTTCCACCTCAGCAGCTCCGACGTCGCCCGCCTCGCCTCCAGATCCATCTTCGCCTCAAAGCCGTGCCTCAAGATCACCGTCTACAGGGGGAGAGCGGGCGGCGCGTGCGGCGTTAACCCCGGCGGGTTCCTTGCGAAAGTCTCCGTGCCGTTGCTGGATCTAGTTGCTGCTGCTACGCAGGGGAAGCAGTGCGTGTTCCACAACGGGTGGATATCGGTGGGGAAAGAGTcgtcgacgacgacgacgacgactcAGTTTCATCTGAATGTGAAGGCGGAGCCTGATCCTAGGTTCGTGTTCCAGTTCGAGGGGGAGCCTGAGTGTAGTCCTCAGGTGGTCCAGATTCAAGGGAGTATACGGCAACCGGTTTTCAGTTGCAAATTCAGTTGTCGGAACACCGGCGATCGTACTATGAGATCGAG ATCGTTGCCGCCGGAGACAAGCGTTCCACGGAGCTGGCTTAACTCGTTCGGGAGCGAGAGAGAACGTCCCGGGAAAGAGCGTAAAGGATGGTCCATTACGGTCCATGACTTGTCAGGTTCTCCAGTGGCTATGGCTTCGATCGTCACTCCCTTCGTCGCATCTCCTGGAAGCGACCGTGTGAGCCGGTCAAACCCCGGTTCTTGGCTCATCCTCCGTCCCGGGGACGGCACGTGGAAGCCGTGGGGGAGACTAGAGGCGTGGAGGGAACGCGGGGGAGCCACCGACGGGCTCGGGTACAGGTTTGAGCTTATCCCAGACGGTTCAAGCGGAGCAGGAATCGTGCTTGTGGAATCAACGATAAGTTCGCACAGAGGTGGGAAGTTCTCTATCGAACTGGGGTCGTCGCCGACAGCAGGTAGCGTGAGCAGATCGAGGAGACGTAGCGGTGGAAGCAGCAGCGGAGGTACGTCGCCGGCGAGCAGTCCGAGAGGAGGGAGCGGGGATTATGGGTACGGGTTGTGGTTGGGGAGTGGATATAAAGGGTTTGTGATGTCAGCGAGTGTGGAAGGTGAAGGGAAGTGTAGTAAGCCTTGTGTGGAGGTTAGTGTGCAGCACGTTAGCTGCATGGAGGATGCAGCTGCGTACGTGGCGCTTTCTGCAGCGATTGATCTTAGTATGGATGCTTGCAGGTTGTTTAATCAACGGATGAGGAAAGAGCTTTGCAGTGAGTCACTCGGTTGA